A window of Corallococcus macrosporus DSM 14697 contains these coding sequences:
- the istB gene encoding IS21-like element helper ATPase IstB, producing the protein MSTYDELVPVLKKLRLSGLLQSLEVRCREAADANLSLTEFLYRLLADEVERRDGKQLDVRLRRAAFERPSTLEDFDFSFNTSVPRAKVLELGTCTFVERHENVLVVGPAGVGKSHLAQALGQRACRAGHAVLYVSAHDMLTQLRASRADNSYERRLLRFTTPALLIIDDLGLRPLTGEEGVDLYEIIRRRYERAATCITSNRALEEWPPLFGDALLASAAMDRLLHHSHVLTIEGDSYRNPPLAKRTRAPRAAHADTAAR; encoded by the coding sequence ATGAGTACCTATGACGAGCTCGTCCCCGTGCTGAAGAAGCTGCGCCTGTCCGGGCTGCTGCAGTCCCTCGAGGTGCGCTGCCGGGAGGCGGCCGACGCCAACTTGTCGCTGACGGAATTCCTCTACCGACTGCTGGCCGACGAGGTGGAGCGGCGCGACGGCAAGCAGTTGGACGTGCGCCTGCGCCGTGCCGCCTTCGAGCGGCCCAGCACCCTGGAGGACTTCGACTTCTCCTTCAACACCTCCGTCCCGCGCGCCAAGGTGCTGGAGTTGGGCACCTGCACCTTTGTCGAGCGGCACGAGAACGTGCTCGTGGTGGGCCCGGCGGGCGTCGGCAAGAGTCACCTCGCCCAGGCGCTGGGACAGCGAGCTTGCCGCGCCGGCCACGCCGTCCTCTACGTGAGCGCCCACGACATGCTCACGCAGTTGCGCGCCTCACGCGCCGACAACAGCTACGAGCGGCGCCTCCTGCGCTTCACCACGCCAGCCCTGCTCATCATCGACGACCTCGGACTGCGGCCCCTCACGGGTGAGGAGGGTGTCGACCTGTACGAGATTATCCGTCGTCGCTACGAGCGTGCGGCCACTTGCATCACCTCCAATCGCGCCCTGGAGGAGTGGCCTCCGCTGTTTGGTGACGCACTGCTGGCCAGCGCCGCCATGGACCGACTGCTGCACCACTCCCATGTCCTCACCATCGAGGGTGACAGCTACCGCAACCCACCGCTCGCCAAGCGCACCCGAGCACCGCGCGCGGCCCACGCTGACACCGCCGCACGCTGA
- a CDS encoding RecB family exonuclease: MSALRNQHLSYSRLSRFEACPLSYRLHYLDKHTAEPGVPLSFGKALHAVLERLLQEVIDTEYAGPLSEERALQLYREAWAASGLSGLDLFQQGLGILQDFVRQQGRVDARDILAVEKEFRLPVGPFTVLGFIDRVDWVDDETVHVMDYKSNYQLFTREELDSSLQLSLYALAARRLWPWAKKVRLSMWMLRHGVRQETTRTEEQLEAALAYVETLGQQMETAESFPARLNPNCVYCDHRRNCPAYAQALEGRREVVCEDTSDLESVARERQEVAHLAKILGARKAELEGVLRAHLAEQDELVLAGTRYRMFNTTSLDYPLEPTVAVLARATGLPREELVERLASVEKKALDAVLKDAGKRLGTARVALLKAELDSLAAKHHSPRFWAKEVA, from the coding sequence ATGAGCGCCCTGCGAAACCAGCATTTGTCATACAGCCGGCTGAGCCGCTTCGAGGCCTGCCCACTGTCCTACCGGCTCCACTATCTCGACAAGCACACCGCCGAGCCCGGCGTCCCTCTGAGCTTCGGCAAGGCGCTGCACGCCGTCCTCGAGCGGCTCCTCCAGGAAGTCATCGACACCGAGTACGCGGGCCCGCTCTCCGAGGAACGCGCCCTCCAGCTCTACCGTGAAGCATGGGCCGCCTCGGGCCTCTCCGGCCTGGACCTCTTCCAGCAGGGCCTCGGCATCCTCCAGGACTTCGTCCGCCAGCAGGGCCGCGTAGACGCCCGCGACATCCTCGCCGTCGAGAAGGAGTTCCGGTTGCCGGTAGGCCCCTTCACCGTCCTGGGCTTCATTGACCGGGTCGACTGGGTGGACGACGAGACAGTCCACGTCATGGACTACAAGTCCAACTACCAGCTCTTCACCCGCGAGGAGCTGGACTCCAGCCTCCAGCTCAGCCTCTACGCCCTCGCCGCCCGACGACTCTGGCCCTGGGCGAAGAAGGTGCGCCTCTCCATGTGGATGCTGCGCCACGGCGTGCGACAGGAGACGACGCGCACCGAGGAGCAGTTGGAAGCCGCCCTCGCTTACGTCGAGACGCTGGGCCAGCAGATGGAGACGGCGGAGTCCTTCCCCGCCCGCCTCAACCCCAACTGCGTCTACTGCGACCACCGGCGCAACTGCCCCGCCTACGCCCAGGCGCTGGAGGGCCGACGTGAAGTCGTCTGCGAGGACACGTCTGACTTGGAGTCCGTCGCCCGCGAGCGCCAGGAAGTCGCCCACCTCGCGAAGATTCTCGGCGCGCGCAAGGCGGAGCTGGAGGGCGTCCTCCGAGCCCACCTCGCCGAGCAGGACGAACTCGTCCTCGCCGGCACGCGCTACCGCATGTTCAACACCACCAGCCTCGACTACCCGCTGGAGCCCACCGTCGCGGTGCTGGCCCGCGCCACCGGCCTCCCCCGTGAGGAGTTGGTGGAGCGCCTCGCCAGCGTCGAGAAGAAGGCCCTCGACGCGGTGCTGAAGGACGCGGGCAAGCGCCTGGGCACCGCCCGCGTCGCGCTGCTGAAGGCCGAGCTGGACTCCCTCGCCGCCAAACACCACTCGCCCCGCTTCTGGGCCAAGGAGGTCGCATAG
- a CDS encoding DUF2924 domain-containing protein — MAKNGIARAARKELADVPRQLAALASMSVPDLAEKYLEVYGEPTRSRNRDYLKKRLSFRIQELAEGSLSTRAVTRIAELGDKLPERWRMRQVEETKPSAPPPPAATDLRSAAADARAPAADGRDARLPPPGAVLTRAFKGTQHRVTVREDGIEYEGQLHRSLSSVAKLITGTAWNGFSFFGLKAGSSKAVKS, encoded by the coding sequence ATGGCGAAGAATGGGATTGCGCGGGCCGCGCGCAAGGAGCTGGCGGACGTGCCACGGCAACTGGCTGCGCTGGCCAGCATGTCAGTGCCGGATTTGGCGGAGAAGTACCTGGAGGTGTACGGCGAGCCCACGCGCAGCCGCAACCGGGACTACCTGAAGAAGCGCCTGTCCTTCCGGATTCAGGAGCTGGCCGAGGGGAGCCTCTCCACGCGCGCCGTGACACGCATTGCCGAGCTGGGCGACAAGCTGCCCGAGCGCTGGAGGATGCGGCAGGTGGAGGAGACGAAGCCCTCCGCGCCGCCGCCTCCAGCCGCTACGGACTTGCGCTCCGCCGCTGCGGACGCACGCGCGCCCGCTGCGGACGGGCGCGATGCGCGCCTGCCGCCGCCGGGCGCGGTGCTGACGCGCGCCTTCAAAGGCACGCAGCACCGAGTGACGGTGCGGGAGGACGGCATTGAATACGAGGGCCAGCTCCACCGCAGCCTCTCCAGCGTGGCCAAGCTGATTACGGGCACGGCGTGGAATGGCTTCTCCTTCTTCGGCCTCAAGGCCGGCAGCTCGAAGGCGGTGAAGTCATGA
- a CDS encoding recombinase family protein codes for MRKSKPAPSDAKRCAVYTRKSTAAGLEMEFNSLDAQRESCVSYVQRQPGWVLLDESYDDGGFTGANMERRCGAHPEHAPRGAGCSPSGQAPKMG; via the coding sequence ATGAGGAAGAGCAAGCCAGCGCCCTCGGACGCGAAGCGCTGCGCCGTCTACACGCGCAAGTCCACGGCGGCGGGCCTGGAGATGGAATTCAACAGCCTCGACGCCCAGCGCGAGTCCTGTGTCTCCTATGTGCAGCGCCAGCCCGGCTGGGTGTTGTTGGATGAGAGCTATGACGACGGCGGCTTCACCGGCGCCAACATGGAGCGGAGGTGTGGCGCTCATCCTGAGCACGCTCCGAGGGGAGCCGGGTGCTCACCCAGCGGCCAAGCTCCGAAAATGGGCTGA
- a CDS encoding 3'-5' exonuclease — MLSAHPASDTTPVSPLPPVLFPSIPPHLRTLAFIDLETTGLDASRHEVLEVAILRVDARSLKVLAEYEARVKPTRLADAHPEALAVCGYSDEEWRDALPLQEVLATVTPLLAGTLVAGHNTSFDWGFLTEGYRRTGLALPSVDYHRLDTASLAWPLLATGEVESLSLNALAKRFGLHRPTPHRAMADARCALEVARCLAVRMARGGHMERLLEESGGVS, encoded by the coding sequence ATGCTGTCCGCTCACCCTGCTTCCGACACCACCCCTGTTTCGCCCCTCCCGCCGGTGCTCTTCCCCAGCATCCCGCCGCACCTGCGGACGCTCGCCTTCATTGACTTGGAGACGACCGGCCTGGATGCCTCCCGGCACGAAGTGCTGGAGGTGGCCATCCTCCGCGTCGACGCCCGCAGCCTCAAGGTGCTGGCGGAGTACGAGGCCCGCGTGAAGCCCACCCGGCTGGCCGACGCGCACCCCGAAGCCCTGGCCGTGTGCGGCTACTCCGACGAGGAGTGGCGGGACGCCCTGCCCTTGCAGGAAGTCTTGGCCACCGTGACGCCGCTCCTGGCGGGCACCCTCGTGGCCGGCCACAACACCAGCTTCGACTGGGGCTTCCTCACCGAGGGCTACCGTCGCACCGGGCTGGCTCTGCCCAGCGTCGACTACCACCGCCTCGACACCGCCAGCCTCGCGTGGCCGCTACTCGCCACGGGCGAAGTGGAATCCCTCTCCCTCAACGCCCTGGCCAAGCGCTTCGGCCTCCACCGGCCGACGCCTCACCGTGCCATGGCGGACGCTCGCTGCGCGCTGGAGGTGGCCCGCTGCCTCGCCGTGCGCATGGCGCGTGGTGGCCACATGGAGCGGCTGCTGGAGGAGTCGGGAGGTGTCTCGTGA
- a CDS encoding DEAD/DEAH box helicase gives MVEDFSEMHGDGGRVVSRTQDSSVGAAPSAPVRDASTATGVRTLRVRVDAGLRLAAGEVPPKMLEGLCRALSLPNPAFLKLVRLRKRPGAEPQTLYFFRQQERELVLPRGAIHLLRRGADEAGLTLSFEDARVLPPKRLAKLPVVPLRDYQAAAVERLAKATQGTAVLPCGAGKSVLAVGAISRLRTPTLILVHTLDLAEQWREHIRERLGLEAGLVGAGEEEVRPVTVAVVQSLARWDEAKLDAFLHGFGLLVLDEAHHIAASAFHRLVDRCPARYRLGLTATPEREDGLTPLLRLYLGAPLAVVKHEDLVARGVLVVPEVRAVETAFDYAYFGASDYAPMLEALAEDKARNDLVLGAVAREAWAGHLCLVLTGRVDHCELLAHRLSAAGLSAAALTSEVPREARKALLDQARAGRVRVLVATSLADEGLDLPRLSRVFLAYPGRARGRTVQRLGRLMRPHPEKKSAVLIDFVDGKVPLLRRHHAERRQQYATVLGVSAAASAH, from the coding sequence ATGGTGGAAGACTTCTCCGAAATGCACGGGGACGGGGGACGTGTTGTCTCTCGCACCCAGGACTCCAGCGTTGGGGCCGCGCCGTCTGCGCCTGTGCGCGACGCGAGCACGGCCACAGGCGTGCGGACGCTTCGCGTGCGGGTGGACGCTGGGCTGCGGCTCGCGGCGGGCGAGGTGCCGCCCAAGATGCTGGAGGGCCTCTGCCGGGCACTCTCCCTCCCCAACCCTGCCTTCTTGAAGCTGGTGCGGCTGCGCAAGCGCCCGGGAGCGGAGCCCCAGACGCTGTACTTCTTCCGCCAGCAGGAGCGGGAGCTGGTGCTGCCGCGCGGCGCCATTCACCTGCTGCGCCGGGGCGCGGATGAGGCCGGCCTGACGCTGTCCTTCGAGGACGCGCGTGTGCTGCCGCCCAAGCGCCTGGCGAAGCTGCCGGTAGTGCCGCTGCGCGACTACCAGGCCGCAGCAGTGGAGCGCCTGGCGAAGGCCACCCAGGGGACGGCGGTGCTCCCATGCGGGGCCGGGAAGAGCGTCCTTGCCGTCGGCGCAATCTCTCGGCTCCGTACGCCGACGCTCATCCTCGTCCACACCCTGGACCTGGCGGAGCAGTGGCGGGAGCACATCCGCGAGCGCCTGGGGCTGGAGGCGGGCCTCGTGGGGGCCGGGGAGGAGGAGGTGCGGCCCGTCACCGTGGCCGTCGTCCAGTCCCTCGCGCGGTGGGACGAGGCGAAGCTCGACGCCTTCCTTCATGGCTTCGGCTTGCTCGTCCTCGACGAGGCCCACCACATCGCCGCCAGCGCCTTCCACCGCCTCGTCGACCGCTGCCCGGCGCGCTACCGGCTGGGCCTGACGGCGACGCCCGAGCGGGAGGACGGGCTGACGCCGCTCTTGCGCCTGTACCTGGGCGCGCCCCTTGCCGTCGTGAAGCACGAGGACCTCGTCGCGCGGGGCGTGCTGGTGGTGCCCGAGGTGCGCGCCGTGGAGACGGCCTTCGACTACGCCTACTTCGGCGCCTCGGACTACGCGCCCATGCTCGAGGCGCTGGCGGAGGACAAGGCGCGCAATGACCTCGTCCTCGGCGCCGTGGCGCGCGAAGCGTGGGCAGGCCACCTGTGCCTCGTCCTCACCGGAAGGGTGGACCACTGCGAGCTGCTGGCGCATCGGCTCTCGGCTGCCGGCCTGTCGGCCGCCGCGTTGACGAGCGAGGTGCCGCGCGAAGCGCGCAAGGCCCTCCTGGACCAGGCCCGCGCCGGGCGCGTCCGTGTGCTGGTGGCCACCAGCCTGGCGGATGAGGGGCTCGACTTGCCGCGCCTCTCGCGCGTCTTCCTGGCGTACCCCGGCCGCGCGCGTGGACGCACCGTCCAGCGCCTCGGACGCCTCATGCGTCCCCACCCGGAGAAGAAGAGCGCCGTCCTCATCGACTTCGTCGACGGGAAGGTACCGCTGCTCCGGCGCCACCATGCGGAGCGCCGCCAGCAGTACGCCACGGTGCTGGGGGTGTCCGCCGCCGCCAGCGCACATTGA
- the istA gene encoding IS21 family transposase — protein sequence MSNRRVEMDRLQELVRLHRLGTPARQVAQVLRMGVDVERNYRRVLEAAGLLRGDVQVLPELEVLKAAVLVARPAAPPAPQQTSSLEAHRAQVESWVAKGLQPQAIFTRLQMEAGVPVGSLSAVKRLVGSVRRAQGVSEEDVAIPVETAPGEVAQVDFGEVGRLYDADTGTLRRAWVFVMVLGYSRHLFATLVFDQRVETWLRCHEAAFAYFGGVPRCVVPDNLKAAVVRAAFGVDGERALQRSYRALARHYGFIVDPAPPRAPEKKGKVEAGVRYVKGNFFAGRAGEDARECEAALQRWLRDVASVRVHGTTGRQPRLLFQQAEAAALRALPAAAWAPEVWHEARVHRDAHVMYGRRLYSVPWRLIGQRVWLCVTAHDVRVYAQDERVATHPLRGEGHRSTVEAHLPEARAALRHRSRGHWEARAARLGPHTEAYVRAVFDADDVLSQLRCVQAMVVHLEGFPRERADAACRRALHFGNLRYQGLKDILRRGLDLQPLPQDGHLAIATPAATAAPPAPRYARDVRTLLR from the coding sequence GTGAGTAACCGGAGAGTGGAGATGGACCGGCTGCAGGAATTGGTGCGGTTGCACCGCCTGGGCACACCCGCGCGGCAAGTGGCCCAGGTGCTGCGAATGGGCGTGGACGTGGAGCGCAACTACCGCCGCGTGCTGGAGGCGGCGGGGCTGCTGCGGGGCGATGTGCAGGTGCTGCCCGAACTCGAGGTGCTCAAGGCCGCGGTGCTGGTGGCGCGGCCCGCGGCCCCGCCAGCGCCTCAGCAGACGTCCAGCCTGGAGGCGCACCGAGCCCAAGTGGAATCGTGGGTGGCCAAAGGCCTGCAGCCGCAGGCCATCTTCACCCGGCTGCAGATGGAGGCAGGGGTGCCGGTAGGCAGCCTCTCGGCCGTCAAACGCCTGGTGGGCAGCGTGCGTCGGGCGCAGGGCGTGAGTGAAGAGGACGTCGCCATCCCCGTGGAGACGGCCCCGGGCGAGGTGGCGCAGGTGGACTTCGGTGAAGTGGGCCGGCTGTACGACGCGGACACGGGGACGCTGCGGCGCGCCTGGGTGTTCGTCATGGTGCTCGGCTACAGCCGCCACCTCTTCGCCACGCTGGTGTTCGACCAGCGCGTGGAGACGTGGCTGCGCTGCCACGAGGCCGCCTTCGCGTACTTCGGCGGGGTGCCCCGCTGCGTGGTGCCCGACAACCTCAAGGCGGCGGTGGTACGCGCGGCCTTCGGGGTGGACGGGGAGAGGGCCCTGCAACGCAGCTACCGCGCGCTGGCGCGTCACTACGGCTTCATCGTCGACCCGGCCCCACCTCGCGCCCCCGAGAAGAAGGGCAAGGTGGAGGCGGGCGTGCGCTATGTGAAGGGCAACTTCTTCGCCGGGCGGGCCGGGGAGGACGCGCGCGAGTGCGAGGCCGCCCTGCAGCGCTGGCTGCGGGACGTGGCGTCGGTGCGCGTGCACGGCACGACGGGGCGCCAGCCGCGCCTCCTCTTCCAGCAGGCCGAGGCCGCGGCGCTGCGTGCGCTGCCGGCGGCCGCGTGGGCGCCCGAGGTGTGGCACGAGGCCCGCGTGCACAGAGACGCCCACGTCATGTACGGCCGACGGCTGTACTCGGTGCCCTGGCGCCTCATCGGCCAGCGCGTCTGGCTGTGCGTCACCGCCCACGACGTGCGCGTGTACGCCCAGGACGAGCGCGTGGCCACCCACCCGCTGCGCGGCGAGGGCCACCGCAGCACCGTGGAGGCCCACCTGCCCGAGGCGCGCGCGGCCCTGCGCCACCGCAGTCGCGGCCACTGGGAGGCGCGGGCGGCCCGGCTGGGCCCTCACACCGAGGCGTACGTGCGCGCCGTCTTCGACGCCGATGACGTCCTCAGCCAGCTGCGCTGCGTGCAGGCCATGGTGGTGCACCTGGAGGGCTTCCCGCGAGAGCGGGCCGATGCCGCGTGCCGCCGGGCGCTGCACTTCGGCAACCTGCGCTACCAGGGCCTCAAGGACATCCTGCGCCGAGGCCTGGACTTGCAGCCGTTGCCCCAGGACGGGCACCTGGCCATCGCCACGCCCGCCGCCACTGCTGCGCCGCCGGCTCCCCGCTACGCGCGCGACGTGCGCACGCTGCTGCGTTAG